The following are from one region of the Paenibacillus sabinae T27 genome:
- the abc-f gene encoding ribosomal protection-like ABC-F family protein has protein sequence MPAIQVSNLTFAYPGSYDLIFENVHFQIDTDWKLGFTGRNGRGKTTFLNLLQGKYEYSGTISAPVAFDYFPFPVEHPEYLTVDVIEEIVPGYERWKLMRELNLLKVSEDVLYRPFESLSQGEQTKVLLAVLFIQDNRFLLIDEPTNHLDFHARKLVGDYLNTKRGFILVSHDRAFLDRCVDHILSINKTNIEIQKGSFSSWWTNKTRQDTFELAQNEKLYKDIQRLSTSVKRTSGWSHEIEKSKNGTRNSGSKLDKGYVGHKAAKMMKRAKSIEQRQTAAVEEKSKLLRNIEQSESLVISQLAYPKSELVVLDHVTIYYGERPVCENVRLTIEQGDRIAISGPNGSGKSSLLRLLNGEALHYTGTFRLEPQLRVSYVSQSTSHLRGSLSDYAAEHGIDESLFKALLRKLDFARIQFEKDMSAFSGGQKKKVLIARSLCEEAHLHIWDEPLNFVDVISRMQIEELLLEYAPTIVFVEHDREFHDRVATKTIELGGG, from the coding sequence ATGCCCGCGATACAGGTATCCAATCTTACTTTTGCCTATCCAGGTAGCTATGACCTTATATTCGAAAATGTTCATTTTCAAATCGATACAGACTGGAAGCTGGGGTTTACAGGGCGAAACGGTCGAGGGAAAACGACGTTCCTTAACCTGCTGCAGGGGAAATACGAATACAGCGGCACGATCTCCGCACCGGTTGCTTTTGATTATTTTCCGTTTCCCGTCGAACATCCGGAATATTTGACCGTCGACGTCATCGAAGAGATCGTGCCAGGCTATGAGCGCTGGAAGTTGATGCGCGAACTGAACCTGCTTAAGGTTTCGGAAGACGTGTTGTACCGGCCATTCGAATCGCTGTCCCAAGGCGAGCAGACGAAGGTACTGCTGGCCGTGCTGTTCATCCAGGACAATCGATTTCTGCTCATTGATGAGCCGACCAATCATCTCGACTTTCACGCACGAAAGCTTGTTGGCGATTATCTGAATACGAAACGCGGTTTTATTCTTGTTTCACACGATCGGGCATTTCTCGACCGCTGCGTCGATCATATTCTATCGATCAACAAAACGAATATCGAAATCCAAAAAGGCAGCTTCTCCAGCTGGTGGACGAACAAAACTCGCCAGGACACGTTCGAATTGGCACAAAACGAAAAGTTGTACAAAGACATACAGCGTTTATCGACTTCTGTCAAACGCACGAGCGGCTGGTCTCACGAGATCGAAAAATCGAAAAACGGCACACGAAACTCCGGCTCCAAGCTGGACAAGGGATACGTCGGTCACAAAGCAGCAAAAATGATGAAACGCGCGAAATCCATCGAGCAGCGGCAAACCGCCGCTGTAGAGGAGAAGTCGAAACTGCTCCGAAATATCGAACAGTCAGAAAGCCTTGTGATTTCTCAGCTCGCATATCCCAAATCCGAACTGGTCGTGCTGGATCACGTCACGATTTACTACGGGGAAAGACCGGTTTGCGAGAACGTTCGTTTGACGATCGAACAAGGGGATCGGATCGCAATTTCAGGTCCAAACGGTTCGGGCAAGTCTAGCTTGCTTCGCCTGCTCAACGGCGAGGCGCTTCACTATACAGGCACGTTTCGGCTGGAGCCGCAGCTTCGCGTTTCCTATGTATCCCAGAGTACCTCTCATCTGCGAGGATCACTTTCCGATTATGCAGCAGAGCACGGAATCGACGAAAGCTTATTTAAGGCCCTGTTGCGTAAACTTGATTTCGCGCGCATCCAGTTTGAGAAGGATATGTCGGCGTTTAGCGGCGGGCAGAAGAAGAAGGTTCTGATCGCGAGAAGCCTATGCGAAGAGGCTCATCTGCATATTTGGGACGAACCGCTCAACTTTGTCGACGTGATTTCCCGGATGCAGATTGAAGAGCTGCTGCTTGAGTACGCGCCGACCATTGTGTTCGTGGAGCATGATCGGGAATTTCACGACCGTGTCGCCACGAAAACGATTGAACTCGGTGGGGGTTAG
- a CDS encoding flavodoxin domain-containing protein → MKTLILFTTRHGCTTKAAGLLQARMGQGTDAVNLMTDSVPELSEYETVILGGSIYYGGIQKQMTEFINKEQSRLASKKIGLFICAAEPEEKARKELEGAFPDVLRTRAAAADVFGDELDYSKLSLPERLIFRAVKGKSKKGKGLSLEKIDRFAAKMLM, encoded by the coding sequence ATGAAGACGTTGATTTTGTTCACGACGAGGCACGGCTGCACGACTAAGGCGGCGGGCTTGCTGCAAGCCCGGATGGGGCAAGGGACGGACGCGGTAAATCTGATGACGGATTCGGTTCCTGAGCTATCGGAGTATGAAACGGTTATTTTGGGCGGATCGATCTATTATGGCGGAATTCAGAAGCAGATGACCGAATTTATCAACAAAGAGCAGTCCCGGCTCGCCTCCAAAAAAATTGGTCTGTTCATCTGCGCAGCCGAACCGGAAGAGAAAGCGCGTAAGGAACTGGAGGGAGCGTTTCCGGACGTTTTGCGGACCCGGGCGGCCGCTGCGGACGTCTTCGGAGATGAACTGGATTACAGCAAGCTGTCGCTGCCGGAGAGGCTTATTTTTCGGGCGGTAAAAGGCAAAAGCAAGAAGGGAAAGGGCTTGTCCCTGGAAAAAATCGACCGGTTTGCGGCAAAAATGCTGATGTAA
- a CDS encoding TetR/AcrR family transcriptional regulator encodes MKRHERQERERDERRKAILDAAGQIASEEGLERLSIRKIAERIEYSPGIIYHYFSGKEAIVEQLLQQDYQQFVSDLRAEGAKETRPERVFEQTMRHFIETSLADGSRYRNIMLNESPSVLSQTAVLFRGASEQRAAIGMLCGILRDFENMRDKEDSEIERTAQIIWSAAFGLILRLTVEKEIPAEQKEKLIDTYIALMLAAAKDLPGGSSQ; translated from the coding sequence ATGAAAAGGCATGAGCGGCAGGAACGGGAGCGGGATGAAAGGCGGAAGGCCATTTTGGATGCGGCGGGCCAAATTGCGTCTGAAGAAGGATTGGAGCGCCTGTCTATTCGGAAGATTGCAGAGCGGATCGAATATTCGCCCGGCATTATTTATCACTATTTTTCGGGCAAAGAAGCGATTGTCGAGCAGCTCCTTCAGCAAGATTATCAGCAGTTTGTCTCGGATCTGAGAGCAGAAGGCGCCAAAGAGACACGCCCCGAACGTGTATTTGAGCAGACGATGCGCCATTTCATTGAGACCTCGCTTGCGGACGGTTCCCGTTACCGGAACATTATGCTGAATGAATCTCCTTCCGTGCTGTCCCAGACCGCGGTGCTGTTTCGCGGAGCCTCGGAGCAGAGGGCCGCGATCGGCATGCTGTGCGGGATTTTGCGGGATTTTGAGAACATGCGGGATAAAGAGGACAGCGAGATCGAACGGACCGCCCAGATTATCTGGAGCGCCGCGTTTGGCCTCATACTTAGACTGACGGTGGAGAAGGAGATACCGGCCGAACAAAAGGAGAAGCTGATCGACACATATATTGCACTGATGCTGGCTGCCGCTAAGGACTTGCCCGGAGGATCAAGCCAATGA
- a CDS encoding SDR family NAD(P)-dependent oxidoreductase, producing the protein MYLPSFRLDGKKALVTGAGKGIGRALAIGLAEAGCDVALLSRTITDLEETAALISEHTSAKSYCYPADVTQREQMEEAFGRAAADLGGLDLLVNNAGMNIRTPALEVTDVEWEAIMATNLKSAFIGSQLAAGLMKEQGGGSIINISSVGGHTALRTGVVYGATKAAMIQMTKNLALEWAQYGIRVNAVGPWYFRTPLTEKVLADEQYLKRILDRTPLGRIGNLEELVGPVVFLASDAAHYMTGQTLIVDGGMSIFGF; encoded by the coding sequence ATGTATTTACCTTCTTTCAGACTGGATGGCAAAAAAGCGCTTGTTACCGGAGCCGGAAAGGGCATCGGCCGCGCGCTGGCCATCGGGCTGGCCGAGGCCGGCTGCGATGTGGCGCTGCTCTCCCGGACGATTACCGATCTGGAGGAAACCGCGGCGCTGATTTCGGAGCATACTTCCGCCAAAAGCTACTGTTACCCGGCGGACGTTACCCAGCGCGAACAGATGGAGGAAGCCTTCGGACGGGCCGCGGCCGACCTGGGCGGGCTGGATCTGCTCGTCAATAATGCGGGCATGAATATCCGTACACCCGCGCTTGAAGTGACCGATGTGGAGTGGGAGGCGATTATGGCCACCAATCTGAAATCAGCGTTCATCGGCTCGCAGCTGGCGGCGGGACTGATGAAAGAGCAGGGCGGCGGAAGCATCATCAACATTTCGTCGGTTGGCGGCCATACGGCGCTGCGGACAGGCGTAGTCTACGGGGCAACCAAAGCGGCCATGATCCAAATGACCAAAAATCTCGCGCTGGAATGGGCCCAGTACGGCATCCGCGTCAACGCGGTAGGGCCCTGGTATTTCCGCACCCCGCTCACCGAAAAGGTGCTGGCGGACGAGCAGTACTTAAAGCGGATTCTGGACCGTACGCCTCTCGGGCGAATCGGCAACTTGGAGGAACTGGTCGGTCCGGTCGTTTTTCTGGCCTCCGACGCGGCTCATTACATGACGGGCCAGACGCTGATCGTGGATGGCGGCATGAGCATTTTCGGATTTTAA
- a CDS encoding GNAT family N-acetyltransferase, whose translation MELGLELVPAERKQIISRLMQFYLYDFTRYLDLDVDRDGAFPAYPGLEAYWNSGHNKYPYLITCDNRPAGFALVDRLLRSSEGQYYMTEFFVMQKYRRSGVGKWAAHRLFDMFPGDWKVSQIRANEPARSFWHRVIGEYTKGSFKEKFNPQQGNPSQYFSTLNAGKVNK comes from the coding sequence TTGGAACTTGGACTTGAGCTGGTGCCCGCCGAGCGGAAGCAGATTATCAGCAGACTCATGCAGTTCTATCTATACGACTTCACCCGTTACCTGGATCTCGATGTGGATCGTGACGGCGCGTTTCCCGCCTATCCGGGTCTTGAAGCTTACTGGAACAGCGGCCACAATAAATATCCCTATCTGATCACCTGTGACAACCGTCCGGCCGGATTTGCGCTCGTTGACAGGCTTCTGCGGAGCAGCGAAGGACAGTATTATATGACGGAGTTTTTTGTGATGCAAAAATATCGCCGCTCCGGCGTCGGAAAGTGGGCGGCTCACCGGCTGTTCGACATGTTCCCCGGCGACTGGAAAGTTTCCCAGATCCGGGCCAACGAGCCTGCCCGCAGCTTCTGGCACCGGGTAATCGGTGAATACACGAAGGGCTCGTTTAAGGAAAAGTTCAATCCGCAGCAGGGCAATCCAAGCCAGTATTTCAGCACGCTGAACGCCGGCAAGGTCAATAAATAA
- the xerS gene encoding tyrosine recombinase XerS, producing MSLQKISDRKKLELKLPQMPWFVQQFIDYKLPDLSPSTLLEYVRDYESFFGWLRAEGLSQADTNAGVTLLELETLHMDSVTSYRLYLTTRTEDTNSKITVSRKLSALRSLFHYLSQIAEDENFYPLLKRNVMAKVEIKRIHKPKDTAAKLKGKILEEDELLEFVGYILEGYGRDVEGNKQAHYAFMLNRERDACIASLILNSGLRVSEIVNLNVDDLDLGNKLLYVYRKGQNDETFKTPVYFREQAKDELQQYLSLRHSRYNTPKKEKALFVAKPNGSPESKRMTKRAIQVMIIKYAKRFGKPYLTVHKLRHSFATDYYLQNDIYKTKEQLGHASTETTEVYAHLTDKTMSEAIERRLES from the coding sequence ATGAGCTTACAGAAGATTAGCGACCGAAAAAAGCTGGAGCTGAAGCTGCCGCAGATGCCCTGGTTCGTTCAGCAGTTCATCGATTACAAGCTGCCGGACCTTTCTCCTTCCACCCTGCTGGAGTACGTGCGGGATTATGAATCGTTTTTCGGTTGGCTGCGCGCGGAAGGGCTGTCACAGGCCGACACCAACGCCGGGGTTACGCTGCTGGAGCTGGAGACCTTGCATATGGACAGCGTTACCAGCTACCGGCTGTACTTGACTACACGGACGGAGGACACGAATTCCAAAATTACCGTTTCCCGCAAGCTGTCCGCCCTCCGCTCCCTGTTCCATTACCTCAGCCAAATTGCCGAGGACGAGAATTTCTATCCCTTGCTGAAGCGCAACGTTATGGCCAAGGTGGAGATCAAAAGAATCCATAAGCCAAAAGATACCGCGGCCAAGCTGAAAGGCAAAATACTCGAAGAGGATGAACTCCTCGAATTCGTCGGCTATATCCTGGAGGGCTACGGGCGGGACGTGGAAGGCAATAAGCAGGCCCATTATGCGTTTATGCTGAACCGGGAGCGGGATGCCTGCATCGCCAGCCTCATCCTGAACTCGGGGCTCCGCGTATCGGAAATCGTCAATCTGAACGTCGATGACCTTGATCTCGGCAATAAGCTGCTGTATGTTTACCGCAAAGGCCAGAACGACGAGACGTTCAAGACTCCGGTTTATTTTCGGGAACAGGCCAAGGATGAATTGCAGCAGTATCTGAGCCTGCGTCATTCCCGGTACAACACGCCCAAGAAGGAAAAAGCCCTGTTCGTGGCTAAACCCAACGGCAGCCCGGAAAGCAAACGGATGACGAAACGCGCCATACAGGTGATGATTATCAAGTACGCCAAGCGGTTCGGCAAGCCTTACTTAACCGTCCATAAGCTGCGGCACTCCTTCGCAACCGACTATTATTTGCAGAATGATATTTACAAGACCAAAGAGCAGCTCGGCCACGCCTCCACCGAGACAACCGAGGTGTACGCACACCTGACCGACAAGACGATGTCCGAAGCGATCGAGCGGCGGCTGGAGTCTTGA
- the mobB gene encoding molybdopterin-guanine dinucleotide biosynthesis protein B, with translation MAAWTGSGTNADAPGGQYGRGWASHRPAVCQFVGYKNSGKTTLICELIPRLRAKGCSVAVIKHDAHEFEADRPGTDTWKQRKAGAEAVAITGAEQSFILESRGRELEDLIETFSRYDYVLVEGFKEEKYPKLVLVRDEAGLELAERLTEVAAVAIWGDGAEALPERLPLGQRRFGINDTDEIADYLWRERSFFQHFNI, from the coding sequence GTGGCGGCTTGGACAGGGTCTGGCACGAACGCGGACGCTCCCGGCGGCCAGTATGGTAGAGGGTGGGCATCCCATCGGCCGGCGGTTTGCCAGTTCGTCGGCTACAAGAATAGCGGCAAAACAACGCTGATTTGCGAATTGATTCCGCGGCTTCGGGCCAAAGGCTGCAGCGTTGCCGTCATTAAGCACGATGCCCATGAATTTGAGGCAGACCGTCCGGGAACAGATACGTGGAAGCAGCGGAAAGCGGGCGCCGAAGCAGTCGCCATCACCGGGGCGGAGCAGTCTTTTATTCTCGAATCCCGCGGCAGGGAGCTGGAGGATTTGATCGAGACTTTTAGCCGGTACGATTATGTGCTTGTGGAAGGCTTCAAGGAGGAGAAGTATCCCAAGCTCGTGCTTGTGCGGGATGAAGCGGGTCTGGAGCTGGCCGAAAGATTAACGGAAGTGGCGGCGGTTGCGATTTGGGGCGATGGGGCTGAGGCCTTACCGGAACGTTTGCCCTTGGGGCAGCGTCGTTTTGGAATAAACGATACGGATGAAATCGCCGACTATTTGTGGCGGGAACGGTCCTTTTTTCAACATTTCAACATATGA
- the glp gene encoding gephyrin-like molybdotransferase Glp, translating into MTIQEASDSKFGRKAIQVGEAQVRILKYAAAMESETVPLEQSMGRYLAESVTAPHPFPAFRRSGMDGYAVVAADTENCREGESVWLKVVDNIPCGAVPSERIVSGTAARIMTGAQVPEGADAVLMLEVTETRELDGIPYVGVRKPIPGGRNITPIGHELKQGEHVLAAGHQIAAGDIAVLAAFGVHAVPVVRRPKVGIFATGSELLDVKEPLQPGKIRNSNSPMLEALVREAGGVPVMLGAIADEIELARSKVQAALENYDLVITTGGVSVGDYDIMGDLVREEAGDMLFNKVAMRPGSVTTAAVRGGKLLLALSGNPGACFVGFQLFARPAIVSMQGASEPFLPEWTVVLGKDYPKVNNYTRFVRARLEVHDGSVYAFPAGIDESSVMVTIKDSDCLIIVPPEERGLPAGSKVRAMILP; encoded by the coding sequence ATGACAATACAGGAAGCATCGGACAGTAAATTTGGGCGAAAGGCGATTCAGGTTGGGGAAGCGCAAGTAAGAATCTTGAAATACGCTGCGGCGATGGAGAGCGAGACCGTGCCGCTAGAGCAGTCGATGGGCCGTTATTTGGCTGAGTCCGTAACGGCGCCGCATCCATTTCCGGCGTTCAGACGCTCGGGAATGGACGGGTATGCCGTGGTAGCCGCGGATACAGAGAACTGCCGGGAAGGAGAGTCGGTGTGGCTGAAAGTCGTCGACAACATTCCCTGCGGCGCGGTGCCTTCGGAGAGGATCGTATCCGGGACGGCGGCGCGGATAATGACCGGCGCCCAGGTGCCCGAAGGTGCCGACGCCGTCTTGATGCTTGAGGTGACGGAAACGCGTGAGCTAGACGGCATTCCCTATGTTGGTGTCCGTAAGCCGATACCAGGGGGACGCAATATAACGCCGATTGGCCATGAGCTCAAGCAGGGCGAGCATGTTCTTGCAGCCGGGCACCAAATCGCGGCGGGGGATATCGCCGTGCTGGCGGCGTTCGGTGTGCATGCCGTGCCGGTCGTCCGCAGGCCCAAGGTGGGCATCTTCGCCACGGGGAGCGAGCTGCTGGATGTGAAAGAGCCGCTTCAGCCCGGCAAGATCCGCAACAGTAACTCCCCAATGCTTGAAGCGCTGGTGAGGGAGGCGGGCGGAGTGCCGGTGATGCTAGGTGCAATCGCCGATGAGATTGAACTTGCCAGAAGCAAAGTGCAGGCTGCTCTGGAGAATTACGACCTCGTCATCACGACCGGCGGAGTATCGGTCGGCGATTACGATATCATGGGAGACCTTGTGCGCGAAGAAGCGGGCGACATGCTGTTCAACAAAGTCGCGATGCGCCCCGGCAGCGTAACGACGGCTGCGGTTCGCGGAGGCAAGCTGCTGCTTGCGCTCTCCGGCAATCCGGGCGCCTGCTTTGTCGGCTTCCAACTGTTCGCGCGTCCGGCCATCGTTTCCATGCAGGGCGCGTCCGAGCCTTTCTTGCCGGAATGGACGGTTGTGCTGGGCAAGGACTATCCCAAGGTGAACAACTATACCCGCTTTGTGCGTGCCCGCCTTGAGGTGCACGACGGCAGCGTTTATGCCTTTCCCGCGGGAATCGACGAGTCGTCCGTGATGGTTACGATTAAGGACAGCGATTGCCTGATCATCGTGCCGCCCGAAGAACGCGGGCTGCCCGCCGGTTCGAAGGTTCGGGCGATGATTCTGCCATGA
- a CDS encoding DUF4178 domain-containing protein, with the protein MGIWKRIGNLFAKDEPPRKEKSILQLAPGDICEVSLVTYEVTGRVSNFGRNAALLTLRDGAALAYLHIEQREELRYVLYKAIDGRLDSLAEIPATMELDDNVFYLEEEYEGHVSVAGQTPFMNAGDQHVWQYQSDDGLPLRIEWQNGRFMLYEGEKIIPGDVRVIRAS; encoded by the coding sequence ATGGGCATTTGGAAGCGTATCGGCAATTTGTTCGCCAAGGACGAACCGCCCCGGAAGGAGAAGAGCATACTGCAGCTTGCGCCCGGGGATATTTGCGAGGTGTCTCTGGTCACCTATGAGGTGACGGGCCGCGTAAGCAACTTCGGACGGAACGCGGCGCTCCTTACTCTTCGCGACGGCGCGGCGCTCGCCTATTTGCATATCGAGCAGAGGGAAGAACTGAGATATGTATTGTACAAGGCGATTGACGGCCGTCTGGATAGCCTGGCGGAGATTCCCGCCACGATGGAACTTGATGATAATGTGTTCTATTTGGAAGAAGAGTATGAAGGCCATGTATCCGTTGCCGGGCAAACGCCGTTTATGAACGCGGGCGACCAGCATGTCTGGCAGTATCAGTCCGATGACGGCCTGCCACTGCGCATTGAATGGCAGAACGGACGTTTTATGCTGTATGAGGGCGAGAAGATCATTCCCGGCGATGTGAGAGTGATCCGGGCCTCATAA
- a CDS encoding PspA/IM30 family protein: MSIFKRLRDLTMSNINAIIDKAEDPIKMTDQYIRDMTEDLEDAEKAVAAQIAIEKKFKQLYEEQEALVNKRTQQAHTAAQAGNVDLARRALEEKKTAEGKLTEYKASYDQNKASADNLRGKLEEMRKQLNQMKSKRETLVARYNAAKAQTEINKAMSGFSSDTAAAGLKRMEEKMLQAEAQAEASNELAGSNKSLDDEFEKLGKDQAIEDELAALLKQYEKQ; this comes from the coding sequence ATGTCGATTTTTAAAAGATTGCGTGATTTAACAATGTCCAATATCAATGCAATCATTGATAAAGCCGAGGACCCGATCAAGATGACCGACCAATATATCCGGGACATGACCGAGGATCTGGAGGACGCAGAGAAAGCGGTGGCCGCCCAGATCGCCATCGAGAAGAAATTCAAGCAGTTGTACGAGGAACAGGAAGCGCTGGTGAACAAGCGCACCCAGCAAGCCCACACCGCTGCGCAGGCCGGTAACGTTGACCTGGCCCGCCGCGCGCTGGAAGAGAAGAAGACGGCCGAAGGCAAGCTGACGGAATACAAGGCCAGCTACGATCAGAACAAGGCTTCCGCGGACAATCTCCGCGGCAAGCTGGAAGAGATGCGCAAGCAGCTGAATCAGATGAAGAGCAAGCGCGAGACGCTGGTTGCCCGCTACAACGCGGCGAAGGCACAGACTGAAATCAACAAGGCGATGAGCGGCTTCAGCTCCGATACGGCGGCAGCCGGACTGAAACGGATGGAAGAGAAGATGCTTCAGGCCGAAGCTCAGGCGGAAGCGAGCAACGAGCTGGCTGGCAGCAACAAATCGCTGGATGACGAGTTTGAGAAGCTGGGCAAGGATCAGGCGATCGAAGACGAGCTGGCCGCTTTGCTGAAGCAGTACGAGAAGCAATAA
- a CDS encoding dihydroorotate dehydrogenase has product MIRNDEPMALNTQLDLSANIAGVAFKNPIVMASGTFGFGKEYAKYYDVNELGGISGKGLTLNPKAGNQGTRVYETPSGMLNSVGLENPGIPSFLEKECAYWETLDTARIVNLGGNTFEDYVTGAELIQQDADRRSAGGRKAVDMIELNISCPNVKEGGIAFGIRTCDARELVRAVRQATSLPLSVKLSPNAEDIASMALMCQEEGADAVSLINTISGMKIDVRRRRSVFNNLYAGLSGPAIKPIALRMVHQVAKRVNIPIIGMGGISSATDIIEFIMAGATVIQVGTYNFMNLRAGRDLLLDLRQFMIEENIKSLDEIRGII; this is encoded by the coding sequence ATGATTAGAAACGATGAGCCGATGGCTTTGAATACACAGCTTGATTTGAGCGCCAATATTGCCGGTGTCGCATTTAAGAATCCGATCGTCATGGCGTCCGGCACCTTCGGGTTCGGCAAGGAATATGCGAAATACTATGATGTGAACGAGCTTGGGGGCATTTCCGGCAAAGGGCTGACGCTCAATCCCAAAGCGGGCAATCAGGGAACGCGGGTCTATGAGACACCATCAGGAATGCTCAACAGTGTGGGTCTGGAGAATCCTGGGATTCCTTCGTTTTTGGAAAAAGAATGTGCGTACTGGGAGACGCTGGACACTGCCCGGATCGTCAATCTCGGAGGGAACACGTTCGAGGATTACGTCACGGGAGCGGAACTGATTCAGCAGGACGCCGACCGGCGCAGCGCAGGCGGCCGCAAAGCGGTCGACATGATCGAGCTGAACATTTCCTGTCCGAACGTAAAAGAGGGCGGGATTGCCTTCGGCATCCGGACATGCGACGCGCGCGAGCTGGTGCGGGCTGTCCGGCAGGCGACAAGCCTGCCTTTGTCTGTCAAGCTGTCCCCGAACGCGGAGGATATTGCAAGTATGGCTCTGATGTGCCAGGAAGAAGGAGCCGACGCCGTGTCGCTGATTAATACGATCTCGGGAATGAAGATCGACGTCCGCCGCCGGCGCAGCGTGTTCAATAATCTGTATGCAGGGCTGTCAGGCCCGGCCATTAAACCGATTGCGCTCAGAATGGTGCACCAGGTTGCCAAGAGAGTGAATATACCGATCATCGGTATGGGCGGCATCTCGTCCGCGACGGATATTATCGAATTTATTATGGCGGGAGCGACAGTAATTCAGGTCGGGACCTACAATTTTATGAATTTGCGGGCGGGCCGGGACTTGCTTCTAGACCTGCGGCAGTTTATGATCGAAGAAAATATCAAGTCTTTGGATGAAATCCGGGGCATTATTTAA
- a CDS encoding dihydroorotate dehydrogenase electron transfer subunit: MGTVISNERLADNVYHLRVGGGYGGEMGQFYMLRAWGAYPVLSRPLSIHQVNEESIDFLYHVVGEGTELFAQLTPGDSIGLEGPFGSGFPAVTGRVALIGGGIGIAPLLYCAREIPGSDVYLGFSREPYRTEEFRPYAAKLTVDVGGLILDNVDFSEYDHIFVCGPHPMLKAAQLKGIAAATAGSPVNVYLSLENRMACGIGACLVCSVSCKDGQRKACADGPVFLAEEVVFHD; this comes from the coding sequence GTGGGGACGGTTATAAGTAATGAGCGGCTGGCGGATAATGTCTACCATCTCCGGGTGGGCGGAGGATATGGCGGGGAAATGGGACAATTCTACATGCTGCGGGCATGGGGGGCGTATCCGGTGCTGTCCAGACCGCTGAGCATACATCAGGTTAATGAAGAAAGCATCGATTTTCTATATCACGTTGTGGGTGAGGGAACCGAGCTGTTCGCGCAGCTGACTCCAGGAGATTCGATTGGGCTCGAGGGGCCGTTCGGCAGCGGCTTTCCCGCCGTCACCGGACGGGTTGCGCTGATTGGAGGCGGCATTGGCATCGCGCCGCTGCTGTACTGTGCGCGGGAGATTCCGGGCAGCGACGTATATCTCGGCTTCAGCCGCGAGCCTTACCGGACGGAAGAGTTCCGCCCCTACGCCGCTAAGCTGACGGTTGATGTTGGCGGCCTTATTCTGGACAATGTTGATTTTTCGGAGTATGACCATATCTTCGTGTGCGGACCGCATCCGATGCTGAAAGCGGCCCAGCTCAAAGGCATCGCCGCGGCAACCGCGGGAAGCCCGGTCAATGTGTATTTGTCGCTTGAGAACCGCATGGCCTGCGGCATCGGAGCCTGTCTCGTGTGCAGCGTATCCTGCAAGGACGGTCAACGGAAGGCCTGTGCGGACGGTCCGGTATTTTTGGCCGAGGAGGTAGTGTTCCATGATTAG